Proteins encoded by one window of Chryseobacterium sp. POL2:
- a CDS encoding winged helix-turn-helix domain-containing protein, which produces MLNINLLNKEFESRVRLGIMSVLMVNDWVDFNEMKTLLKVTDGNLASHSSALEKNAYIEVKKEFVGKRPKTSYRVTQVGREAFQKHIDGLELMLGK; this is translated from the coding sequence ATGCTCAATATTAATTTGCTTAATAAGGAATTCGAAAGTAGGGTTAGGCTCGGCATTATGTCGGTGTTGATGGTTAATGATTGGGTGGATTTTAATGAAATGAAAACACTTCTTAAGGTTACAGATGGGAATCTGGCGAGTCATAGTTCGGCTTTGGAGAAAAATGCTTACATCGAAGTCAAAAAAGAATTTGTTGGTAAACGTCCAAAAACATCCTATCGTGTAACTCAAGTTGGTAGAGAAGCTTTTCAAAAGCATATCGATGGATTGGAGTTGATGTTGGGGAAATAG
- a CDS encoding DUF4153 domain-containing protein, with amino-acid sequence MKTSQLIFIFSLTFLLLFYGETPGINLAVLALLYTCSTYFVAPKLHRTKTFKFMTFFSIVSGLALAWYGDFSSFLAIVISVLLLRLFALSTELKPILVLPVAAWQGISFPYRFFLFNDWLPKANAQKSVQKIFAVVVIPAILFLTFFAIYTYGSDIFAGFLGGISWDFNIYELVGLSFLGFFIAFNFWNVKIESFIFSSNHHFRDDFVNEDKVAKASFNFLDINLERQSGFVSLLVLNLMLVFFLISFNYEQFFRGESSPEELSGATHERVNSVILSIVMAILVIMFYFKSNFNFDEKVTWLRRLAYIWIVLNMLLVLSAATKNLEYISELGLTYKRLGVLAFLGLALLGLSFAFYKIKNRKTNLFLVNKMLWAVYGLVLACSIVNWGALATYYNLKNNKVDWTYLKSLNFNDHILSKENPKYKSPDLIYYKTETKQSSFLSKILYYEIYAQ; translated from the coding sequence ATGAAAACTTCACAATTAATTTTCATTTTTTCTTTAACGTTTCTTCTTTTATTTTATGGTGAAACGCCAGGGATCAATCTTGCTGTTTTAGCTTTGTTATACACGTGTTCAACTTATTTTGTGGCACCGAAGTTACATCGGACAAAGACTTTTAAATTCATGACTTTCTTTTCTATAGTTTCGGGTTTAGCCCTTGCTTGGTATGGTGATTTTTCTTCGTTTTTAGCCATTGTGATTTCGGTGTTATTACTGCGATTGTTTGCATTATCTACAGAATTAAAACCAATTCTAGTGCTTCCTGTGGCCGCATGGCAAGGCATAAGTTTCCCGTATCGGTTTTTTTTATTCAATGATTGGCTTCCTAAGGCGAATGCCCAAAAATCGGTACAAAAGATTTTTGCGGTTGTTGTGATTCCGGCTATTTTATTCTTGACTTTTTTCGCAATATATACTTATGGAAGCGATATTTTCGCTGGTTTTTTGGGTGGCATTTCTTGGGATTTCAATATCTATGAATTGGTAGGGCTTTCTTTTTTAGGTTTTTTTATCGCTTTTAATTTTTGGAATGTTAAAATTGAATCTTTTATTTTTAGTTCAAATCATCATTTTCGCGACGATTTTGTAAACGAGGACAAAGTTGCAAAAGCAAGTTTTAACTTTTTGGACATCAATCTCGAGCGTCAAAGTGGCTTTGTTTCTTTGCTTGTGCTTAATTTAATGCTAGTTTTCTTTTTAATAAGTTTTAATTATGAACAATTTTTTCGGGGAGAATCTTCACCCGAAGAGCTTTCTGGCGCAACACATGAGCGTGTTAATTCGGTGATTTTGAGTATTGTGATGGCGATTTTAGTGATTATGTTTTATTTTAAATCTAATTTTAATTTTGATGAAAAGGTCACATGGCTTCGGCGTCTTGCCTACATTTGGATTGTTCTTAATATGCTATTAGTATTGTCTGCGGCGACCAAAAATTTGGAATATATATCCGAGTTGGGTTTGACCTACAAAAGGCTGGGTGTGTTGGCATTTTTAGGTTTGGCTTTGTTGGGATTGTCGTTTGCTTTTTATAAAATCAAGAATAGAAAAACCAACCTTTTCTTAGTTAACAAAATGCTTTGGGCGGTTTATGGTCTGGTTTTGGCATGCAGTATTGTCAATTGGGGCGCTTTGGCAACGTATTACAATTTGAAAAATAACAAAGTGGACTGGACTTATTTGAAAAGTTTGAATTTCAACGACCATATTCTCTCGAAAGAAAATCCGAAGTATAAAAGTCCAGATCTTATTTATTATAAAACCGAAACAAAGCAATCCAGCTTCCTTTCAAAAATATTATATTATGAAATCTATGCTCAATAA